A genome region from Leptodactylus fuscus isolate aLepFus1 chromosome 6, aLepFus1.hap2, whole genome shotgun sequence includes the following:
- the SRSF6 gene encoding serine/arginine-rich splicing factor 6, translating into MPRVYIGRLSYHVREKDIQRFFGGYGKLLEVDLKNGYGFVEFEDSRDADDAVYELNGKDLCGERVIVEHARGPRRDRDGFSFGSRSGYRSQRSGRDKYGPPVRTEFRLIVENLSSRCSWQDLKDFMRQAGEVTYADAHKERTNEGVIEFRSYSDMKRALEKLDGTEINGRKIRLVESKTRHRRSYSGSRSRSRSRSRRRSRSRSRRSSHSRSRSRSRSPVKKTRSRSPAKRSRSRSPAKKSRSRSPAKRSRSHSPAKKSQSRSPAKESRSRSPVKRSRSHSPAKSQSRSKSRSRSKEASRSPSKQRESRSKSKPVSEHGSRSRSRSKGKRKRSRSHSKGKRDRSGSRPKSKRERSSSHSKSKRDRSRSRSKSKRDRSRSRSKGKRESKGKRDQSRERSRSQSKGKRDRSHERSRSQSKEPRERSRERSRERSRSQSKGNREGSRERSRERSRSQSKGEHDRSRSRSRSSRERSRSRSITKLERSSHSRSRSPSPRENGKGDARSQSKSPVPPSADKEGSVSPPPRPSSAASSRSRSSSPE; encoded by the exons ATATGGTTTTGTAGAATTTGAGGACTCTCGTGATGCAGACGATGCCGTGTATGAGCTGAATGGCAAAGACCTCTGTGGTGAGCGTGTGATCGTAGAGCACGCCCGAGGACCGCGCCGGGACAGGGATGGATTCAGCTTTGGAAGTCGCA GTGGCTACAGGAGCCAAAGATctggcagagataagtatggtCCGCCTGTGCGCACGGAGTTCAGACTTATTGTGGAGAATCTCTCTAGCCGTTGCAGTTGGCAAGACCTTAAG GATTTCATGAGGCAAGCAGGTGAGGTTACCTATGCAGATGCCCACAAAGAGCGTACCAACGAGGGTGTGATAGAGTTTCGATCTTACTCCGATATGAAGAGGGCTCTTGAGAAGCTCGATGGCACAGAGATAAATGGCAGAAAAATTCGCCTAGTGGAAAGTAAAACACGCCACAGACGGTCTTATTCCGGCAGCAGGTCAAG GTCACGATCCAGGAGCAGGCGGCGATCTCGCAGCAGGAGCAGGCGTAGCAGCCATAGTAGGTCCAGAAGCCGCTCCCGTTCCCCTGTCAAAAAGACCCGATCGCGTTCTCCTGCTAAAAGAAGCCGGTCGCGGTCACCAGCCAAGAAGAGTCGTTCCCGTTCTCCAGCTAAAAGAAGTCGCTCTCATTCCCCTGCTAAGAAAAGTCAGTCCCGTTCCCCTGCTAAGGAAAGCCGCTCTCGTTCTCCAGTAAAACGGAGCCGTTCCCATTCCCCTGCTAAGAGTCAGTCAAG ATCCAAATCTCGGTCTAGAAGTAAGGAAGCTTCTCGATCGCCATCAAAGCAGAGAGAGTCCCGTTCAAAAAGCAAGCCAGTGTCCGAGCATGGCTCTCGATCCCGCAGCCGGTCCAAGGGAAAGCGCAAGAGGTCTCGTAGCCATTCTAAAGGAAAACGGGATCGCTCTGGCAGCCGCCCCAAATCAAAACGCGAAAGGTCTAGCAGCCACTCTAAATCTAAGCGTGACCGATCCAGAAGTCGTTCCAAGAGCAAACGGGATCGTTCTCGTAGTCGTTCCAAAGGAAAACGAGAGTCTAAGGGTAAAAGAGATCAGTCCAGAGAAAGATCACGTAGTCAATCCAAGGGAAAGAGGGACAGATCACATGAGAGATCAAGAAGCCAGTCTAAGGAACCCAGAGAGAGATCCAGGGAAAGGTCTCGGGAGAGATCTCGCAGTCAGTCAAAAGGAAATAGAGAAGGGTCCAGAGAAAGATCCAGAGAGAGGTCAAGAAGTCAGTCCAAGGGAGAACATGACCGGTCTCGTAGTCGATCAAGAAGCAGTAGGGAGCGCTCTAGGAGTCGATCAATCACTAAATTGGAAAGATCTTCCCACAGTCGTTCCAGATCCCCCTCCCCAAGGGAAAATGGCAAAGGGGATGCCAGATCCCAGTCTAAATCCCCAGTCCCACCTTCTGCTGACAAAGAAGGGTCAGTTTCTCCACCTCCACGCCCCTCTTCCGCTGCCAGTTCCAGGTCCCGTTCTAGCTCCCCAGAGTAG